CGCAATATTTGCAATGCGAATCGTGGGAGATTCACCTACCCTTTTTAAGCGTGAAGAAGACATACAATTTCCCTCAATTAAAGGCGGGTAAGAAGTTTAACTGCAGCTTCAACGGCCCTTTTTGCATAGTCCACACGCTGGTGTGCTTCCATGCGGGTCATACCCGGACCGGCAATACCAAGAGTTACAGGCTTATCGAATTCGAGGGAAAGATCAGTTATTTTACGTGCTGCATGCTGGACTACAATCTCATCATGCTTGGTTGCACCTTCGATGACAGCACCGATTGTTACTACAGCATCTATATCATCCCGACTGCAAAGTTTCTTGATTGCAAGAGGCATATCATAGACACCCGGAACAAGAATTGTATCTACAACTTCTGCACCAAGGAAAGTTGCATGCTCCTTTCCGAGGAGTTCCATCTGGTAAGTCAGATCCCTGTTAAATTCTGCTACAACAAATCCCAGCTTCATAGTCATTTAATAACACTCCTGAGCAAATATTGGTTTATCAATTAATATAAGGTTAAGCAATAATTTTTGATTTTTCAGAGGCGTGCAGGACCTGCATCCCTGAACCCTTGTCTTTGGCCTGTTCCTGCTTCTTTGATAAGTTGCTGAGGCTTAAACAACATTTTGATGACATTTACCGCATGCTCACGGGTTCGCATATCCATAAGAAAAACAAGTTCATTTTCATCCTTTGCCTCGTCCTCATGCACAAATACCTCGATAATATGTGTATTTGTCATGAGCTGAACCTGAATAAGGCCGGTGGAAGCTTCATGTGCACACACTTTGTCCTGTGCTTTTCCTCCGGGCATCCCGAGAGCCATCACAATGTCACAATTCTCTTCTTCGATTAGCTTTTTAGAAGCCACTGGCAAATCCTTGATACCGGGAACCGTGACACGGACTATTCGCACTGATGCATGCTGCTGTAGCTCATCCACAGCAGCAGCACCCATATTAAAGCGTGAAAACGTCGTGTCAACAATTCCTACGGATTTCATGACTGATCAAGCTTTGTCTATAACATCGGCAGCAGCTTCAATTGCCGGGCCAACGGAGTTGATAAGACCTTCTTTCTTGAATATAAGAGCAGCTTGCTGTATGGTTCTCATCATGTCACCATAGGTAACATTGCCCATACTGCCTATCCTGAATATCTTACCACTGAGATGTGCCTGCCCGCCTGCGATCATAATACCGCTCTTAAGCATAGCTTTCTTAATCGCATTACCATCAAGACCCTCAGGTGCTTTCATGGCAGAAACAGTATTTGAGTAGTTGCTGTGTTCATCGAGTTGTGGGAACATCTCAATACCCATGACATCCATTGCGGCCCTGACTGCTGCAGCGCCCGTTGCATGACGTTTGATTCGTGCTTCCATTCCTTCTTCAGCAACTATGTGGAGAGCCTCCTGTAACCCATAGAAAAGTGGAATTGCAGGTGTGTAAGGAGTCTGTGTTTTATCCTTGTTTGCACTCTTGCGATATGCTTTAAGATCAAGGTAGTAAGGAAGGCTTTCCTTGTCCATTGCCTCGAATGCACGTTCACTTACGGAAATCATTGACAGACCCGGTGGTGCTGCGACACATTTCTGGGAACCGACAATTGCAATATCTGCACCCCATTCGTCTACGCGGACATCGTCACCGCCAATGGAAGTAACACCGTCCATAATGAAAAGAGCACCATATTTCCTGGCAAGTGCACCGATTTCCTTTGCAGGATTGAGAATACCTGAAGAGGTTTCATTGTGAACCATTGTGACAGCTTTTGCTCCTTCCTGAAGGGCTTTTTCCAGCTCATCAAGATCAAAGGAGTGACCCCATTCGTATTCAAGGGGTACAACATCACCATACATTCCGGCAAGGTCTTTGAGACGTTCACCGAATTTACCGTTTTCAAGAGAAATAATGCGATCAGAAGGACCGGCAATACAGCCTACAGCTGCTTCCATTGCGGCAGTTCCTGAGCCGCTTATCACAAAAATATCATTCTTGGTCTGGAATACATCTGCAAGAATGTTGCGGCAATCGTCATACATTTCTGAAAAAGCATCGCCCCTATGATTAATCATGGGTTTTGACATTGCCCTTAAAACTCGCGGGACAACAGTAACAGGTCCCGGCATCATTAATAGTGTGTCTTCAAGATCCATAGGAATACCTCTAGTGTTTGTAATCCAACTCTATCCTAATGAATCCTTGCTATATAACTCTACTCAAATTCCAAAATAGAGTTATTCATGAAGCAATTTTATGACATCATGCTTTGTAACAAAGCCGATTGTCTGACCTTTTTCAACAACAAGAACGGCTGGATATCTTTCCAGAACCTGGGACACAAGACCTATGTCGGTTGTTGGTGATACAACAGGGAATGATTCACCCATAAAATCCGCAACTTCCATACGTGAAAGCTGGGAAGCTTTGTTTTCGGCCATTGCACGAACCAGCATATCTTCTGAAATACTTCCCATTGGAACACCATTATCAATAACAGGTAATTGTGAATAACCGTATTCCTGCATAATTTCCACGGCATGATCCAGCGAATCAGAAGAAGAAACGAATGTTACAAGGGAATGCATTATGTCACAGGCATGAAC
The window above is part of the Methanohalophilus levihalophilus genome. Proteins encoded here:
- the ribC gene encoding riboflavin synthase; the encoded protein is MKSVGIVDTTFSRFNMGAAAVDELQQHASVRIVRVTVPGIKDLPVASKKLIEEENCDIVMALGMPGGKAQDKVCAHEASTGLIQVQLMTNTHIIEVFVHEDEAKDENELVFLMDMRTREHAVNVIKMLFKPQQLIKEAGTGQRQGFRDAGPARL
- the ribH gene encoding 6,7-dimethyl-8-ribityllumazine synthase; amino-acid sequence: MTMKLGFVVAEFNRDLTYQMELLGKEHATFLGAEVVDTILVPGVYDMPLAIKKLCSRDDIDAVVTIGAVIEGATKHDEIVVQHAARKITDLSLEFDKPVTLGIAGPGMTRMEAHQRVDYAKRAVEAAVKLLTRL
- a CDS encoding CBS domain-containing protein gives rise to the protein MHLPTPKELKQKRIELGLTQNDLAVRAGVSQPLIARIESGDVDPRLSTLRKIFDAFEESEKEQVHACDIMHSLVTFVSSSDSLDHAVEIMQEYGYSQLPVIDNGVPMGSISEDMLVRAMAENKASQLSRMEVADFMGESFPVVSPTTDIGLVSQVLERYPAVLVVEKGQTIGFVTKHDVIKLLHE
- a CDS encoding pyridoxal-phosphate-dependent aminotransferase family protein, with amino-acid sequence MDLEDTLLMMPGPVTVVPRVLRAMSKPMINHRGDAFSEMYDDCRNILADVFQTKNDIFVISGSGTAAMEAAVGCIAGPSDRIISLENGKFGERLKDLAGMYGDVVPLEYEWGHSFDLDELEKALQEGAKAVTMVHNETSSGILNPAKEIGALARKYGALFIMDGVTSIGGDDVRVDEWGADIAIVGSQKCVAAPPGLSMISVSERAFEAMDKESLPYYLDLKAYRKSANKDKTQTPYTPAIPLFYGLQEALHIVAEEGMEARIKRHATGAAAVRAAMDVMGIEMFPQLDEHSNYSNTVSAMKAPEGLDGNAIKKAMLKSGIMIAGGQAHLSGKIFRIGSMGNVTYGDMMRTIQQAALIFKKEGLINSVGPAIEAAADVIDKA